In one Watersipora subatra chromosome 6, tzWatSuba1.1, whole genome shotgun sequence genomic region, the following are encoded:
- the LOC137398822 gene encoding uncharacterized protein: protein MVGSLLYAAVSTRPDIAEAVGALAKFNACPTQTHLTTAKQVMRYLKGTKDLCLNFRKQGKPMVEYTDVDNASDADRHSKSGAVFINAGCSISWSSKRQSVVDLSTTESEYIALFDGVVECMRLRQLFSDIGTTQPNSTIIFVDNRSTAAITNSQKTSKRTKHIDAKNHYVREAIEAGDVCTEFRWPNDNIADIFMKPLPRDRFVKFKDILSLS, encoded by the coding sequence ATGGTAGGAAGTCTACTATATGCTGCCGTATCTACTCGTCCAGATATTGCTGAAGCAGTGGGAGCTTTAGCCAAGTTCAACGCTTGCCCCACCCAGACTCACTTGACCACAGCCAAACAAGTAATGCGCTACCTGAAGGGCACCAAGGATTTATGCCTGAATTTTAGAAAGCAAGGTAAACCAATGGTTGAATACACAGATGTAGATAATGCGAGTGACGCTGACCGGCACTCGAAATCGGGTGCAGTCTTCATTAATGCTGGTTGTTCAATCAGCTGGTCCAGCAAGCGTCAGTCAGTCGTTGATCTCTCTACTACGGAATCAGAATATATTGCGTTGTTTGATGGTGTTGTTGAGTGCATGCGGTTACGTCAGCTATTCTCAGATATTGGAACCACGCAACCTAATTCTACAATCATCTTTGTAGATAATAGATCAACTGCAGCGATCACAAACAGCCAGAAAACTAGCAAGCGTACAAAACACATAGATGCAAAAAACCACTACGTTCGTGAGGCGATTGAAGCTGGTGATGTCTGTACCGAGTTTCGTTGGCCAAATGATAATATCGCTGACATATTCATGAAGCCGCTGCCACGTGATCGATTTGTCAAATTTAAAGACATATTGAGTTTGAGTTAA